The genomic DNA CTCTGCCCTCAACCTCGTGCGCGGTGAGATTCATAGCGACACGCACCACGTTGATCTCACGCTAGGCGAGCTGCCCCGGGTCCAGGTGGATCGCGGAAAAGTGAGCCAGGTGTTCGTGAATCTCTTCACAAACGCCCTTCAGGCCATGCCCGACGGCGGGACGTTGAGCGTGCGCACGCGCACCGAGCAGGTTACCGGCGTCGGCGCCAACGTCGGCAGTGACAGCAGCGAGGTTTTCCATGCCGGCGATCGCGTCGTCATCGTCGAGGTGGCCGATACCGGCCCTGGCATCCCGCCGGAGGTTCTTCCGCGCATCTTCGAGCCGTTCTTCACGACCAAGCCGACGGGAAAAGGAACCGGCCTCGGCATGAGCGTCGTGCGATCCATCATGAATCTCCAGCGAGGCACCGTCACCGTGGCCAACCGGCCCACCGGCGGCGCCCTGGTGACGCTCACCTTCAAAGTGCAAGATCCCTCATGAAACCCAAACGCATCCTCATCGTGGACGACGAGTCCGGATTCACGCATCTCCTGCGGCTCACCCTCGAAGGCTCCGGCAAATTCCTCGTCGAAGAAGTCAATGACGGCCGCAAGGCGCTCGAAACGGCGCGCTACTTCAAGCCCGACATCGTCTTCCTCGACGTGGTCATGCCCGAGATCGA from Chthoniobacterales bacterium includes the following:
- a CDS encoding response regulator; the protein is MKPKRILIVDDESGFTHLLRLTLEGSGKFLVEEVNDGRKALETARYFKPDIVFLDVVMPEIDGGDVAKLLRADPEFATVPIVFLTAIVSPKEAQHQTDIGGFPFLAKPVSVDSIVKAVDAHCP